From Halomarina ordinaria:
TTCCGGCAGAGACCGCACACACGACAGTACACACCGTCCTGCGCACCGCCCAGCGGACGCCCGCGATGGACGCGTGCGCGCGACGGCTCGTCGTCGACGACGAGCGCCTCGCAACCACCGCCTTCGACCTCGACTTCCCCTCACCGGTCGGCGTCGCGGCCGGCTTCGACAAGAACGCCGAGGTGCCGCGCGCGCTCGCTGCGCTCGGCTTCGGCCACGTCGAGGTCGGCGGTGTCACCGCACGGGGCCAACCCGGTAACCCCCGTCCCCGGCTCTTTCGGCTCCCCGAGGACCGCGCGCTGGTCAACCGCATGGGGTTCAACAACGACGGCGCGGACGTCGTCGGCCCTCGCCTCGCGGCGACCGACGTCCCCGTCCCCGTGGGCGTCAACATCGGCAAGTCGAAGGTCACCCCCCTGTCGGAGGCGCCCGCCGACTACCGCGACACCTACGAGCGCTGTGCCGCGGGCGGGGACTACTTCGTCGTCAACGTCTCCAGCCCCAACACGCCCGGCCTGCGCGACCTCCAGAACCGCGAGCACCTGGAGGGCATCCTCGAAGCGCTGACCGACGCGGGAGCGGCCCCGCTTCTGGTGAAACTCTCGCCCGACCTCACCGACGCCGCCACCGAGAGCGCGCTCGCCGTCGCCGGCGACTTCGACCTCGACGGCGTCATCACGACCAACACCACCACCCGCCGACCCGATACGCTCCGGGGGGTCAACCGCGCGGAGACGGGTGGCCTGTCGGGCAAGCCCATCGAGGCGCGCGCGACGCGCGCGGTGCGGTTCGTCGCCGAGCGAACCGACCTCCCCGTCGTCGGCGTCGGCGGCGTCTCGGACGCCGAGGGCGCCTACGCCAAGATACGCGCCGGCGCGTCGCTCGTCCAGTTGTACACCGGCCTCGTCTACGAGGGGCCGACGCTCGCGCGCGATATCAACAGGGAACTGCTCGACCTGCTCGAACGCGACGGGTTCAGTTCGGTCGAGGCCGCGGTCGGCGCCGACCTATAGCGGGCGTCTCGTCCGTGCGAAGAAGGAGCCTGCCGTCACTCCAGCGTGCGAAGGTCGAACTCGAAGGCCGCGACGGGGACTTCGAGGTCGTGTTCGACGAGCACCGCCGGGTGGACCTCGCCGACGACGCCCACCGACTCGCCGTCGAGGACCACCGCGGCGGTCCGACCGGGGATGAACGAGGGGTGGTCGGTCGCCGGCGTCTCCAGCTCGCAGTCGAACGCGGCGGCGAGCGCCTGGAGGCGGGCCTTCGCCGCCTCGTAGCCCGCGTCGGTGCG
This genomic window contains:
- a CDS encoding quinone-dependent dihydroorotate dehydrogenase — its product is MDPYAVAKPLLFRLPAETAHTTVHTVLRTAQRTPAMDACARRLVVDDERLATTAFDLDFPSPVGVAAGFDKNAEVPRALAALGFGHVEVGGVTARGQPGNPRPRLFRLPEDRALVNRMGFNNDGADVVGPRLAATDVPVPVGVNIGKSKVTPLSEAPADYRDTYERCAAGGDYFVVNVSSPNTPGLRDLQNREHLEGILEALTDAGAAPLLVKLSPDLTDAATESALAVAGDFDLDGVITTNTTTRRPDTLRGVNRAETGGLSGKPIEARATRAVRFVAERTDLPVVGVGGVSDAEGAYAKIRAGASLVQLYTGLVYEGPTLARDINRELLDLLERDGFSSVEAAVGADL